The following coding sequences lie in one Arachis hypogaea cultivar Tifrunner chromosome 9, arahy.Tifrunner.gnm2.J5K5, whole genome shotgun sequence genomic window:
- the LOC140175209 gene encoding uncharacterized protein, whose protein sequence is MTDDELKNLCLIEIEKILNSNARSLRDYQSMPYPEMSHVRLFQNKLIEDELAYDTNELTHTNLYTEQKMTNEQRLVFDEILNAVVTDSGGFYFVYGHGGCGKTFIWNGLSSAIRSRGKIVLNVASSGIASLLLPGGRTAHSRFSIPITITDESTCNIKHGSLKAELLIQREVEKILM, encoded by the exons ATGACTGATGACGAATTGAAAAACCTCTGCcttattgagattgagaagataCTCAACAGCAATGCGAGATCTTTAAGAGACTATCAATCAATGCCATACCCTGAGATGTCTCATGTTCGCCTTTTTCAGAATAAGCTAATAGAGGATGAGTTAGCATATGACACAAATGAGTTGACTCATACAAACTTATATACAGAACAAAAGATGACTAATGAGCAAAGGTTAGTATTTGATGAGATACTCAATGCTGTTGTTACAGACTCTGGTGGTTTTTACTTCGTTTATGGGCATGGTGGGTGTGGTAAGACATTTATTTGGAATGGACTTTCTTCTGCTATTCGGTCTAGAGGAAAAATTGTTTTAAATGTCGCATCCAGTGGAATTGCTTCTTTACTCCTACCTGGTGGCAGAACGGCTCATTCTAGATTTTCAATACCCATTACAATTACTGATGAATCTACTTGCAACATCAAGCATGGCAGTTTGAAGGCTGAGCTGCTCATCCAAA GAGAAGTTGAGAAGATATTAATGTGA